Proteins encoded in a region of the Chelonoidis abingdonii isolate Lonesome George chromosome 2, CheloAbing_2.0, whole genome shotgun sequence genome:
- the CX3CR1 gene encoding CX3C chemokine receptor 1: MTQELPEVTTEFTYDEAAAICDQVNIQAFGKVFLPALYAPVFVLGLVGNILVIFAIVKGSRQKSITDIFLLNLAISDLLFVISLPFWAFYVMHGWTLGNITCKIISSLYYVGFFGGMFFITVISIDRYLAIVRAAFSLKARTVSHGSLTTFGVWVVAILVSVPQFVFTQEIEEQCTPRYPDDLKEIWPIFCNVAMNVLGFLIPACVISYCYFGIIRTLLSCKNHKKKRAIKLILVVVIVFFLFWTPYNVLIFLETLRHYKLINQCHEFIDYAMHATETLAFSHCCLNPVIYAFAGEKFRKYLCHLFLKCCSFMCLYGPCRQYQASSLTTTPESMLSSNQTQNTSDQDTSVLL; the protein is encoded by the coding sequence ATGACCCAGGAACTCCCTGAGGTGACAACTGAATTTACCTATGATGAAGCAGCTGCAATTTGTGATCAAGTAAACATCCAGGCATTTGGGAAAGTATTTCTGCCAGCCTTATATGCCCCTGTGTTTGTTCTTGGCCTGGTGGGGAACATCCTGGTGATTTTTGCCATCGTGAAGGGCAGCCGACAGAAGAGCATCacagacatttttcttttgaacttGGCTATCTCGGACCTGCTGTTCGTGATCTCTCTTCCTTTCTGGGCTTTCTACGTGATGCATGGATGGACACTTGGGAACATTACATGCAAAATCATCTCCTCGCTTTATTATGTGGGTTTCTTTGGGGGCATGTTTTTCATTACTGTCATAAGCATTGATAGATACCTGGCCATAGTTCGTGCAGCATTTTCTCTGAAAGCCAGAACAGTCAGCCATGGCTCTCTTACCACTTTTGGGGTGTGGGTGGTGGCCATTTTAGTCTCAGTGCCACAATTTGTGTTCACGCAGGAGATAGAGGAACAATGCACCCCTAGGTACCCTGATGATCTTAAGGAAATCTGGCCTATTTTCTGCAATGTGGCAATGAATGTCTTAGGATTCCTTATCCCAGCCTGTGTCATAAGCTATTGCTATTTTGGGATCATCAGGACATTGCTCTCCtgcaaaaatcacaaaaaaaaaagagccatcAAACTAATTTTAGTGGTGGTGATTGTGTTTTTCCTCTTTTGGACCCCATACAATGTACTGATTTTTCTGGAAACTTTAAGACACTATAAATTGATTAACCAATGCCACGAATTTATTGACTATGCAATGCATGCGACTGAAACGCTAGCATTCAGTCACTGTTGTCTCAATCCAGTTATCTATGCTTTTGCTGGGGAAAAATTCAGGAAGTACCTTTGTCACTTGTTTCTAAAGTGCTGCTCATTTATGTGCCTCTATGGGCCCTGCCGCCAATACCAGGCTAGCTCTCTAACTACCACTCCAGAAAGCATGCTAAGCAGCAACCAGACGCAGAATACCAGTGACCAGGATACCTCTGTCCTTCTGTGA